The Azospirillum brasilense genome has a window encoding:
- a CDS encoding flagellar hook assembly protein FlgD, translated as MTTTAATNTATTPPSAAAKKQTVDYEAFLKLLTAQLRNQDPLSPMDATQFMTQLAQLSTVEQGVRTNETLGQVLDTLKNSGMRLDMAYLGRKVEAASDRISLSEGKAEMAYAIDGAAASVKIEVVNDAGQVIYSAPGSPKTGRQTFTWDGKRSDGTTAADGTYLVRVTAKDKAGTSLTTATVTTDTVKEVRSVNGETQFVLKGGAVVKGTDILSAS; from the coding sequence ATGACCACGACCGCGGCCACCAACACGGCCACCACGCCCCCCTCCGCCGCCGCGAAAAAGCAGACGGTGGACTACGAGGCGTTCCTGAAGCTGCTGACCGCGCAGCTGCGCAACCAGGACCCTCTGTCGCCGATGGACGCCACCCAATTCATGACGCAACTCGCCCAGCTCTCCACCGTGGAGCAGGGCGTGCGCACGAACGAGACGCTGGGGCAGGTGCTGGACACGCTGAAGAACAGCGGCATGCGGCTGGACATGGCCTATCTGGGCCGCAAGGTGGAGGCCGCGTCGGACCGCATCAGCCTGTCGGAGGGCAAGGCGGAAATGGCCTACGCCATCGACGGGGCCGCCGCATCGGTGAAGATCGAGGTGGTGAACGACGCCGGGCAGGTGATCTACAGCGCCCCCGGCAGCCCGAAGACGGGCCGGCAGACCTTCACCTGGGACGGCAAGCGCAGCGACGGCACCACCGCCGCGGACGGCACCTACCTCGTGCGCGTGACGGCGAAGGACAAGGCGGGCACGTCGCTGACCACCGCCACCGTGACGACCGACACGGTGAAGGAGGTGCGCAGCGTCAACGGCGAGACGCAGTTCGTCCTGAAGGGCGGCGCTGTGGTGAAGGGCACGGACATCCTGTCCGCGTCCTGA